TCAGTCCCTCACCCAGTAGAGCAGCTGGTGCCTGGCCTTGATGTGGTCGCGCAGGCGGTAGTCCTCGGCCTCGGTCATGGAGCGCAGGCGGATGTACACCCTGCGCTTGGATTCGTCACCCTGGTCCAGGTGCGACAGGATGCTGACGATCTTGGCGTCCTGGGCGCGCAGGTCGTCGATGAGCTGCTTGAGGTGTCCCTTCTCCACGGGCAGCACGGCGGCCAGATGGACGCCTCCCTGGTCCACGCCGCTGATCATGGTGAAGAGCCTGAAGATGTCCGTGGCGGTGATGATGCCCACCACCGCGTCGTAGCCGTCCACCACGGGCAGGCCGCCCACCTTGTTGTCGCGCATGATGGCGGCGGCGCGGGCCACGGAGTCGTCCGGGCGGATGGTGAGGGGCTTCTTCGTCATGATGTCGCGCACCTTGATCTCGGAGAGCAGGCGGGTCATGTCGTAGATGTCCAGGGAGGTGGCCTTGGAGGGGGAGGCGGCCTTGATGTCGCGCTCGGTCACGATGCCGATCAGGTGGCCGTCGGAATCCACCACGGGCAGGCGACGGATGCCACGCTGCTGCATGATGCGTCCGGCCTTGACCATGGAGACGTCTTCCGTGACGGTGGTGACGTCCTTGAGCATCCAGTCTCCGACAAGCATATATGACTCCTTTGTGAAGGCGTGTGCATGGCCGGGATATCCGGCGTTTCGTCCTCGTCAGTATCCGTTCATTCAGGCGTTCCGAGGGTCATCACGCACGCGGAGCGCCTGCTGTCGATCTTGATGGTCACCCCCTGCCGGGCGTGCACGTGCTTGAGGCGCCTGCCCTCGCCCAGCACGGGAAGGGACTCAATCCGCCGCCAGTCGAGGCGGTCCTCCGTGCCGTCGCTCACGGTCACGTAGGGGATGCCCAGTGAAGTGATGTTCTGGAAAAAGTGCGTCCCTTGCGAGGGGTCGGCCTTGATCAGCGCGTTCCGGCATTCCACGATGGCCCCCACCCCGGAGATGTGCCGCCACTGCACCGGGATGCCCAGCCAGCGGTCCGAGGTGCCCCAACGGCCGGGACCGATGAGCAGGTAGGGACGCCGCTCGGCGGAGAGCGCGGCGTTCACCGCGCCGATCTCCTCCGCGATGGACGCCGTATCCGCCGGATCGAAAGCCTCGGGCTTCACGAACACGATGTCCCTGATGTCGTCGCGCCTGCCGCTTCCCAGCGCGAGCCGGGAGCAGAGGAACGCGCCCGCGCGCTCCTCCGGGGTGATCTCGGCGTCGAAGCGGTCCGTGTCGATGGCCATGGGCCGCACCTGGAGCAGGTAGAAGGCGCAGCCGCGCGGGTTCTCCCGCCTGAGGTTCACCGCGAACTCCAGTTCCACCTCGCAGCCGGCCTTCTTGCGGAACAGCTCCAGGAGGCTGGAAAGCAGTTCCGGCAGTGGCGGCAGCCCGTGCTGGACGACCCGCGAGAACATGGCGACCCGGGGGCCAGAAGCCTCGAAGGAGTCCCGGATGCGGTTGTCGGCCGGGTCGTAGGCGCTCGTG
This sequence is a window from Fundidesulfovibrio magnetotacticus. Protein-coding genes within it:
- a CDS encoding CBS and ACT domain-containing protein, which produces MLVGDWMLKDVTTVTEDVSMVKAGRIMQQRGIRRLPVVDSDGHLIGIVTERDIKAASPSKATSLDIYDMTRLLSEIKVRDIMTKKPLTIRPDDSVARAAAIMRDNKVGGLPVVDGYDAVVGIITATDIFRLFTMISGVDQGGVHLAAVLPVEKGHLKQLIDDLRAQDAKIVSILSHLDQGDESKRRVYIRLRSMTEAEDYRLRDHIKARHQLLYWVRD